One Malus sylvestris chromosome 14, drMalSylv7.2, whole genome shotgun sequence DNA segment encodes these proteins:
- the LOC126600233 gene encoding abietadienol/abietadienal oxidase, which yields MGNLSTCLHLISTVLFISFVAKLLVVRIRKRKLKIGQLPPGRRGWPIVGDSFNWYNAVASSHPPQFVEQQVQKFGKIFSCSLFGRWSVISADPIFNRFVMQNEGKLFQSSYPKSFKDLVGKNGVITVHGEPQRKLHGIASNMMRLDHKLKSRFNFLDDIQMIMTQTLSNFQTNQSILLQDVCRKVAINLMVNQLLGVSSDSEINEMAQLFSDFVDGCLSFPINLPGFAYHTAMKAREKIIIKINRITQNHREQREVGNGVLGRLLEEESLRDEAVPDFIINLLFAGNETTAKTMLFAVYFLTQCPRAMKQLVDEQDSFRSKPVGEETLTWQDYKAMSFTQCVIDETLRLGGIAIWLMREAKEDVVYQDYVIPKGCFVVPFLSAVHLDENVYRESLTFNPWRWMDLENQEKRNWRTSPFFAPFGGGARFCPGAELARLQITLFLHYFVTTYRWTQLKEDRMSFFPSARLVNGFQICLTRRST from the exons ATGGGAAACCTTTCGACCTGCCTGCATTTGATCTCCACAGTATTGTTCATTTCTTTTGTTGCAAAGTTGTTGGTGGTAAGGATCAGAAAAAGAAAGCTCAAGATTGGCCAATTGCCACCAGGAAGAAGAGGTTGGCCAATCGTTGGCGACAGCTTCAATTGGTACAATGCGGTCGCGAGTTCCCACCCCCCTCAGTTTGTTGAACAACAAGTCCAGAAGTTCGGGAAGATATTCTCATGCAGTCTGTTTGGAAGATGGTCTGTGATATCAGCAGATCCAATCTTCAACCGCTTTGTAATGCAGAATGAAGGGAAACTGTTCCAGTCTAGTTATCCAAAATCTTTTAAAGATTTGGTTGGCAAAAATGGTGTTATCACGGTGCACGGAGAGCCACAACGAAAGCTCCACGGAATCGCCTCCAACATGATGCGCCTAGACCACAAACTTAAATCGAGGTTTAATTTCTTGGACGACATTCAAATGATTATGACTCAAACTTTGAGCAATTTTCAAACCAATCAATCGATACTTCTCCAGGATGTTTGCAGAAAG GTGGCTATAAATCTAATGGTTAATCAACTTTTGGGAGTGTCGAGCGATTCAGAGATTAATGAGATGGCTCAACTGTTCTCCGACTTCGTTGATGGTTGTCTCTCTTTTCCAATCAACTTGCCTGGTTTTGCATACCACACTGCCATGAAG GCAAGGGAAAAAATCATAATCAAGATAAATAGGATAACGCAAAATCACAGAGAACAACGTGAAGTTGGCAATGGCGTCCTTGGAAGACTGTTGGAGGAAGAAAGCTTACGGGATGAAGCTGTACCAGACTTCATTATCAACCTTCTCTTTGCTGGGAATGAAACAACTGCTAAAACAATGTTATTTGCAGTCTATTTCCTTACTCAGTGTCCCAGAGCAATGAAACAATTAGTG GATGAACAAGACAGCTTCCGAAGCAAACCTGTCGGAGAAGAAACTCTTACATGGCAGGATTACAAAGCAATGTCTTTTACTCAATGT GTCATTGATGAAACACTTCGACTCGGAGGAATTGCAATTTGGTTAATGAGGGAGGCAAAAGAAGACGTTGTGTACCAag ACTATGTTATCCCCAAAGGATGCTTTGTTGTTCCCTTCCTTTCAGCAGTTCATTTGGATGAAAATGTGTACAGAGAATCCCTCACTTTTAACCCATGGAGATGGATGGATCTTGAAAATCAG GAGAAAAGAAATTGGAGAACTAGCCCATTTTTTGCACCCTTTGGAGGAGGAGCCAGATTCTGTCCGGGGGCTGAGTTGGCTCGCCTTCAAATTACCCTTTTTCTCCATTACTTTGTTACAACATATAG ATGGACCCAACTAAAAGAAGACCGGATGTCATTCTTTCCCTCAGCTCGTTTAGTGAATGGCTTCCAGATCTGCTTAACTAGACGGTCGACATGA